Within Conexibacter woesei DSM 14684, the genomic segment CGGCCAGCGGGACGGCGGCGAGCGGACGGACCTCGTGCGCGGGGAGCGACGTGCGCTCAGGTGGACCGAGCAGTCGTTACGGGGCGGGGGTCGAGCTGGTCATGCGGCGGACGGCTTCGACGATTGCGGCGCGGTGGGTGGCGATGCGCTCGGGTGCGGTGGCGGGTGGTCCGTCTGCGGCGAGGAGTCCTTCCGGGCTCATGAACCAGCCGCGGACGAGGCCGATGATGATGACGATCAGGTCGGTCGCGGGGATCCCGTTGACCGATGTTCGCCGCTTGCCGCCGATCGCGGCGAGCTTGTCGGCGTAGAAGTCGGTTTCGTCGGGGCCGGCTGGGGGTCTTTCGAGCACGAGCCACATGCCCAGGCGCCATGCCTCGGGGTGTTCGAGCAGGTGGTCGAAGAGCTGGCCGGCGTAGCCGGGGAGGTCGTTGACGTCGAGTGGGACGGCCTCTGCGACTTGGCCGACGACGTGGTGCAGCGCGGTGGCGAAGAGCGTGTCCTTGTCGCCGAAGTAGGCGTAGATCGCTCGCTTGTTGGCGTTGGCGGTCTCGGCGATGCGGTCGACGCGGGCGCCGGCCAGGCCGTAGGCGGCGAATTCGTCGATCGCTGCGCTGAGGATGCGGGCTCGCGTCGCCGCCGCGTCGCGCACGGGCATGGCGTCGATCGTACCGAACGAACTGGTTGGGGGCAGACGGAGCTGAGCGGCGACGCGCCATGTAACGAACCAGTTCTTGACGAGCGAGGCCGGGTGGCTACAGTGCGAACTATCTGGTTCGTTCTCTATTGGTTGGAGCGTCGTCCGTGTCCCTGATCGTCACCCCGTTCGGCCCGCGGAGCACTGCCATGGAGGTTGTCGCGGGCGTTGATCTCAGCGGCCGTGCGGCGATCGTCACTGGCGCGTCGTCGGGCATCGGGCTCGAGACCGTCAGGGCGCTCGCGACTACGGGTGCGCGCGTGGTCCTCGCCGTCCGCGACGTGGAGGCGGGTGGGCGGGCCGCCGAGGAGATCGCCGCGAGCGTCGAGGGCGCGTGCCTGGAGGTGCGGGAGCTCGACCTGGCTGACGTGCGGTCCGTCGACCGGTTCGTCGCCGGATGGGACGGGCCGCTGCGCCTGCTGGTCAACAACGCGGGCGTGATGGAGTCGCCGTTGCGGCGCACGCCGCAGGGATGGGAGCTGCAATTTGCCACCAACCACCTGGGTCACTTCGCCCTCGCGGTCGGGCTGCACGACGCGCTGGCCGCCGACGGGGCCGCGCGGATCGTGTCGCTCAGCTCGAGTGGGCACGGCGCGTCCCCGGTCCACTTCGAGGACCTGTTCTTCGAGCGGCGGCCGTACGACCCGTCCCTGGCCTACGGTCAGTCGAAGACGGCGAACGTGCTGTTCGCCGTCGAGGCCAGCCGCCGCTGGGCGCCCGACGGCATCGCTGCCAACGCCGTGATGCCGGGCGGCATCTGGACCAGGTTGCAGCGTCACTGGGGCGAGGAGCGGTTACGGGCGACGCGAGCGGCGGTCGCCGCCGACGGCATCGCGGTCAAGTCGCCGCAGCAGGGCGCCGCCACGTCGGTGCTCGTGGCCACCTCGCCGCTGTTGGAGGGCATCGGCGGACGCTACTTCGAGGACTGCCGCGAAGCCGATCGCGTCGCGGCGATCACCGACG encodes:
- a CDS encoding SDR family NAD(P)-dependent oxidoreductase, with the translated sequence MSLIVTPFGPRSTAMEVVAGVDLSGRAAIVTGASSGIGLETVRALATTGARVVLAVRDVEAGGRAAEEIAASVEGACLEVRELDLADVRSVDRFVAGWDGPLRLLVNNAGVMESPLRRTPQGWELQFATNHLGHFALAVGLHDALAADGAARIVSLSSSGHGASPVHFEDLFFERRPYDPSLAYGQSKTANVLFAVEASRRWAPDGIAANAVMPGGIWTRLQRHWGEERLRATRAAVAADGIAVKSPQQGAATSVLVATSPLLEGIGGRYFEDCREADRVAAITDGLHGVRDYALDPAAARQLWDHALDLLGAARRAG
- a CDS encoding TetR family transcriptional regulator, whose protein sequence is MPVRDAAATRARILSAAIDEFAAYGLAGARVDRIAETANANKRAIYAYFGDKDTLFATALHHVVGQVAEAVPLDVNDLPGYAGQLFDHLLEHPEAWRLGMWLVLERPPAGPDETDFYADKLAAIGGKRRTSVNGIPATDLIVIIIGLVRGWFMSPEGLLAADGPPATAPERIATHRAAIVEAVRRMTSSTPAP